The Arachis hypogaea cultivar Tifrunner chromosome 14, arahy.Tifrunner.gnm2.J5K5, whole genome shotgun sequence genome has a segment encoding these proteins:
- the LOC112743516 gene encoding 2-hydroxyisoflavanone dehydratase, which produces MATITQEKELKHEFNFFRVYKDGTVELLRPPPTIIPPFDDPTTGLRTKDAVITANPPLSARLFLPKTTNPNTKLPVFLFFHGSGFCARSAFTPEYHNHVAAIANEANVLAVSVEYAKFPVRPLPACYYDARSSLQWVASHAGATGPDSWLNEHADLHRVFVAGNSAGGNLTHWAVSQVGKIGLAPGVRIAGAILVHPFFGGTGDDSQWLYMCPENEGPEDPRLKPAAEDLRRLGCERVLVCVAEKDPLLVAGEKYVEALKKSGWSGSVELVVNLGLGHCNHVYEPDEDNAREVLRKIASFINQQ; this is translated from the coding sequence ATGGCAACTATCACACAAGAAAAAGAGTTAAAACACGAGTTCAACTTCTTCCGCGTCTACAAAGACGGCACCGTCGAGCTCCTCCGTCCTCCACCAACAATCATTCCTCCCTTCGACGACCCCACCACCGGCCTCCGCACCAAAGACGCCGTCATCACCGCCAACCCACCCCTCTCCGCTCGCCTTTTCCTCCCAAAAACCACCAACCCCAACACCAAACTCcccgtcttcctcttcttccatggcaGCGGCTTCTGCGCCAGGTCCGCCTTCACTCCGGAATACCACAACCACGTTGCCGCAATCGCCAACGAAGCCAACGTACTCGCTGTCTCTGTAGAGTACGCCAAGTTTCCGGTTCGGCCACTGCCCGCATGCTACTACGACGCCCGGAGCAGCCTCCAGTGGGTCGCGTCTCACGCGGGTGCGACAGGGCCGGATTCCTGGCTAAACGAACACGCCGATTTGCATCGTGTTTTCGTAGCTGGGAACAGCGCCGGCGGTAACCTTACCCATTGGGCAGTTAGCCAAGTGGGAAAAATAGGTTTAGCGCCGGGTGTGAGGATTGCGGGGGCGATCCTCGTCCATCCTTTCTTCGGAGGCACAGGGGACGACAGTCAGTGGCTGTACATGTGTCCGGAAAACGAGGGGCCGGAGGATCCGAGGCTGAAGCCGGCGGCGGAGGATTTAAGGAGGCTTGGATGTGAGAGGGTGTTGGTATGTGTGGCGGAGAAGGATCCATTGCTGGTTGCTGGAGAGAAGTACGTTGAGGCGCTGAAGAAGAGTGGCTGGAGTGGGAGTGTTGAGCTTGTTGTGAATTTGGGTTTGGGACATTGCAACCATGTTTATGAGCCAGACGAAGACAATGCTCGTGAGGTTTTACGAAAGATTGCTTCTTTCATCAATCAACAATAA